Proteins co-encoded in one Syngnathoides biaculeatus isolate LvHL_M chromosome 22, ASM1980259v1, whole genome shotgun sequence genomic window:
- the tanc2b gene encoding protein TANC2 isoform X2 — MFRNSLKMLLSGGKANRKSRSSDGGSEEMADSRSPGLDPHLSRFGQGGSLDGDCVFEVDYYSALPPPPPPPPLSMAEGVQHIRIMEGVSRSLPSSPLLGHQALGARLQAVKKLTAPLRKAKFVESPRVPQSELGSPDAAGSSHLDRLCPGESNQELGPPPTVDEAANTLMTRLGFLLGDKASEGPAGPHYSMEEPEPRQGQNQRISPCSTLTSSTASPPASSPCSTLAAAMSGQAGTRECAYGSVTSPTSTLESRDSGIIATLTSYSENMERGGTKHGGSGGADGSRGNLKLWQSQKSGMDSFLYRVDENMTASTYSLNKIPERSLESMSSNSAHSIPLYLMPRPNSVAATSSAHLEDLAYLDEQRHTPLRTSLRTPRQSTTCGPGRSGQDLRASSNNSHGWQSQSLRFAPYRPQDITLKPLLFEVPSITVDSVFTGREWLFQEIDGHLNRPGSSRGVVVVGNIGFGKTAIVSRLVALSCHGTRMRQIASDSPQASPKHGEGLPLSQPQPTHGTLGGGSCPGTPEMRRRQEESMRRLASQVVAYHYCQADNAYTCLVPEFVHNVAALLCRSPHLAAYREQMLHEPHLQSVLSLRSCVQDPMASFRRGVLEPLDALYKERKINSEEDLIVLIDGLNEAEFHKPDYGDTIVSFLCKTIHKFPPWLKLVVTVRTTLQEITNPLPFHRISLDGLEENDAIDQDLHGYILHRIHSSPEIQNNISLNGKMDNTTFGKLSGHLKALSQGSYLYLKLTFDLIEKGYLVLKSSSYKVVPVNLAEVYLLQCNMRFPTQSSFERALPLLNVAVASLHPLTDEQIYQAINAGSLQGTLDWEDFQQRVDNLSIFLVKRRDGTRMFVHPSFREWLIWREEGEKTKFLCDPRSGHTLLAFWFSRQENKLNRQQTIELGHHILKAHIFKGLSKKVGVSSSILQGLWVSYSTEGLSAALSSLRNLYTPNIKVSRLLMLGGANVNYRTEVLNNAPVLCVHAHLGYMDMVALLLEFGAYADAPSENGLTPLGYAAAGGHMAIVTALCRKRAQVDHLDRNGQCALVHAALRGHMEVVKFLIQCDWSGGSTQQSPQTQQQAGFTKSHAVQQALVAAASMGYTEVVSYLLDLPEKDEEEVERAQINNFDSLWGETALTAASGRGKLEVCRLLLEQGAAVAQSNRRGIVPLFSAVRQGHWQIVDLLLTHGADVNLADKQGRTPLMMAASEGHLGTVEFLLSQGASLSLTDKEGLTALSWGCLKGHLPVVRCLVESGAATDHADKNGRTPLDLAAFYGDSDVVQFLVDHGAMIEHVDFSGMRPLDRAVGCRNTSVVVALLKKGAKIGPATWAMATSKPDIMIILLSKLIEEGDGFYKKGKVKEAAQRYQYALKKFPREGFSEDLKTFRELKVSLFLNLSRCRRKMNDFGMAEEFATKALELKPKSYEAYYARARAKRSSRQFPEALEDLNEALKQCPNNREIQRLLQRVEEECHQLSQGELQPPDLELEPPPSPPPTPPPEDEECLSLSMPLPPPPEPRLEDMEPVQDLFEDEDYLEQELEAMSMGLPPPESLGNPSILPIIQSPPMSPTHAEQIYLAGSSPMAQPYEYHPTSSSMSSPTRGPYQSTPPSLSPTHHNSHYRHSPPHTSPVHQPSYRFSPPPMGGGGQPMDRQSPPPSPLRRAAQYRASPPVESVCLYRSQSGSPVRYQTEQHPGRPKSPLSKMSSQRSFQLSSQPSLSSQHHQAQGLRLQPSIAQIVRTNQPSGVMGNSGYGGQMGHSMGSRYQGSSADVDGRLVYQPSLDGRSMSQVQASLSSGALCQHGGRGGVMESGLLKDELPQRPSSAYRASSGGPAGIRYSQTPQISRSQSAAYYPVSEHVLERPNAMPPCQLGSPEVPHMVRRPVSANTTEIKPHVPTPRPLIHSQSVGLRFSPSSNNISTGSTSNLAPGFRPSSSIQQMEIPLQPTYEHPCDDMSPISPSQGGGVLYQGEPTRSRNTPFMGVIDKTARTQQYLHQASRSRAMTSMDSAISPTSPGQLVQQGSTYSPPTSLGNIAYYNKTNNAQNGHLLEEDYYPQTPPQSLGKLANGSRGTGDILERVSQVPTYPDVKVARTLPVAQAYQDNMYRQLSRESRAQGPSSPIKPKRPFVESNV; from the exons GGACAAAACCAGCGCATCAGCCCATGCTCCACGCTGACCAGCAGCACCGCGTCGCCCCCTGCGAGCAGCCCCTGCTCTACCCTGGCCGCCGCCATGTCGGGCCAGGCGGGCACCAGGGAGTGCGCCTATGGGTCCGTCACAAGTCCCACCTCAACACTGGAGAGTCGGGACAGCGGAATCATTG CCACTCTGACCAGCTACTCTGAGAACATGGAGCGCGGCGGCACCAAGcacggcggcagcggcggcgcgGACGGCTCGCGCGGCAACCTGAAGCTGTGGCAGTCGCAGAAATCAGGCATGGACTCCTTCTTGTACCGCGTGGACGAGAACATGACGGCGTCCACGTACAGCCTCAACAAGATCCCCGAGCGCAGCCTGGAAAGCATGTCCTCAAACTCGGCCCACTCCATCCCCTTGTACCTCATGCCCCGCCCCAACTCTGTGGCTG CCACAAGCTCGGCCCACCTGGAGGACCTGGCCTACCTGGACGAGCAGAGGCACACCCCCTTGCGCACCTCGCTGCGCACCCCCAGACAGAGCACCACCTGCGGGCCGGGCCGCTCGGGCCAGGACCTGAGAG CTTCCTCTAACAACTCTCATGGCTGGCAGTCACAATCAC TACGTTTTGCACCATACCGGCCCCAGGACATCACCCTGAAACCGCTGCTCTTCGAGGTTCCGTCCATTACGGTGGACTCTGTGTTCACGGGCCGCGAGTGGCTCTTCCAGGAGATCGACGGCCACCTCAACCGGCCCGGCAGCAGCCGCGGCGTGGTCGTCGTCGGCAACATCGGCTTCGGCAAGACGGCCATCGTTTCCCGCCTGGTGGCGCTGAGCTGCCACGGCACGCGCATGCGTCAGATCGCCTCTGACAGCCCGCAAGCCTCTCCCAAAC ATGGTGAGGGCCTCCCTCTCAGCCAGCCCCAGCCCACGCACGGCACGCTGGGCGGTGGCAGCTGTCCAGGCACCCCAGAAATGAGGCGGCGACAGGAAGAGTCCATGAGGAGACTCGCCTCCCAG GTGGTGGCCTACCATTACTGCCAGGCGGACAACGCCTACACCTGCCTGGTGCCCGAGTTTGTGCACAACGTGGCGGCGCTGCTCTGTCGCTCTCCTCACCTGGCGGCCTACAGGGAGCAGATGCTGCACGAGCCCCACCTGCAGAGCGTCTTGAGCCTGCGTTCCTGCGTCCAAGACCCCATGGCGTCCTTTAGGAGGGGCGTGCTCGAGCCCTTGGATGCTCTCTACAAGG AGAGGAAGATCAACTCCGAGGAGGACCTGATCGTCCTCATCGACGGGCTGAACGAAGCCGAGTTCCACAAGCCCGATTACGGTGACACCATCGTCTCCTTCCTCTGCAAGACCATCCACAAGTTCCCCCCCTGGCTCAAGCTGGTGGTCACGGTCCGGACCACCTTGCAGGAGATCACCAACCCGCTGCCGTTCCACCGGATCTCGCTGGACGGCCTCGAGGAGAACGACGCCATCGACCAGGATCTGCACGGCTACATCCTGCACCGCATCCACAGCAGCCCGGAGATCCAGAACAACATCTCGCTCAACGGCAAGATGGACAACACCACTTTCGGCAAGCTCAGCGGACACCTGAAGGCCCTGAGCCAGGGCTCCTACCTGTACCTCAAGCTCACCTTTGACCTTATCGAGAAGGGCTACCTGGTCCTGAAGAGCTCAAGCTACAAG GTGGTCCCAGTCAACCTGGCCGAGGTGTACCTGCTGCAGTGCAACATGCGCTTCCCCACGCAGTCGTCGTTCGAGCGGGCGCTGCCCCTGCTCAACGTGGCCGTGGCCTCGCTGCACCCGCTCACCGACGAACAAATCTACCAGGCCATCAACGCCGGCTCCCTGCAG GGTACGCTGGACTGGGAGGACTTCCAGCAGCGTGTGGATAACCTGTCCATCTTCCTGGTGAAGAGGCGGGACGGCACCCGCATGTTTGTCCACCCGTCCTTCCGGGAGTGGTTGATATGGAGGGAGGAAGGCGAGAAGACCAAGTTCCTGTGCGATCCCAG GAGCGGCCACACCCTGCTGGCCTTCTGGTTTTCGCGGCAAGAGAACAAGCTGAACCGGCAGCAGACCATTGAGCTGGGCCACCACATCCTTAAAGCACATATCTTCAAG GGTCTCAGCAAAAAAGTGGGGGTGTCCTCATCCATCTTGCAAGGCCTGTGGGTGTCCTACAGCACGGAGGGTCTGTCGGCCGCTCTCTCGTCACTGAGGAACCTCTACACGCCCAACATTAAG GTGAGTCGTTTGTTGATGCTGGGCGGGGCCAACGTCAACTACCGCACGGAGGTGCTCAACAACGCGCCCGTGCTGTGCGTCCACGCCCACCTGGGGTACATGGACATGGTGGCCCTGCTGCTGGAGTTCGGCGCCTATGCCGACGCCCCCTCCGAGAACGGCCTGACGCCCCTCGGCTACGCTGCCGCCGGGGGTCACATGGCTATCGTGACGGCGCTGTGTCGCAAGCGAgcccag GTGGACCACCTGGACCGTAACGGTCAGTGCGCGCTGGTGCACGCGGCCCTCCGGGGCCACATGGAGGTGGTGAAGTTCCTCATCCAGTGCGACTGGAGCGGCGGGTCGACGCAGCAGTCGCCGCAGACCCAGCAGCAGGCCGGCTTCACCAAGAGCCACGCCGTCCAGCAGGCCCTGGTCGCCGCCGCCAGTATGGGCTACACGGAG GTTGTGTCCTATTTGCTGGACCTGCCCGAGAAAgacgaggaggaggtggagcgaGCGCAGATCAACAACTTTGACTCGCTGTGGGGCGAGACAG CTCTGACGGCAGCCTCCGGTCGGGGGAAGCTGGAGGTGTGCCGCCTCCTGCTGGAGCAAGGCGCCGCTGTGGCCCAGTCCAACCGGCGGGGCATCGTGCCGCTTTTCAGCGCCGTCCGACAAGGTCACTGGCAG ATAGTGGACCTTCTCCTGACGCACGGCGCCGACGTCAACCTGGCGGACAAACAGGGTCGGACTCCGCTCATGATGGCCGCCTCGGAGGGACACCTGGGGACGGTGGAGTTTCTGCTCTCTCAAG GAGCCTCCCTGTCTCTGACAGACAAAGAGGGTCTGACGGCGCTCAGCTGGGGCTGCCTGAAGGGTCACCTGCCGGTGGTCCGGTGCCTGGTGGAGAGCGGCGCCGCCACCGACCACGCCGACAAGAACGGTCGCACGCCGCTCGACCTCGCCGCCTTCTACGGCGACTCTGACGTG GTCCAGTTCCTGGTGGACCACGGCGCCATGATCGAGCACGTGGACTTCAGCGGCATGCGACCTCTGGACCGGGCCGTGGGTTGCAGGAACACGTCGGTGGTGGTGGCTCTGCTCAAGAAAGGCGCCAAGATAG GTCCGGCCACGTGGGCCATGGCCACTTCCAAGCCCGACATCATGATCATCCTGCTCAGCAAGCTCATCGAGGAGGGCGACGGCTTTTACAAG AAGGGGAAGGTGAAGGAGGCGGCACAGCGCTACCAGTACGCCCTCAAAAAGTTCCCACGGGAAGGCTTCAGCGAGGACCTCAAGACCTTCAGGGAGCTCAAGGTTTCGCTCTTCCTCAACCTATCCCGATGTCGGAGAAAAATGAAC GACTTTGGGATGGCTGAAGAGTTTGCTACCAAGGCCCTGGAGCTGAAACCCAAATCCTACGAGGCCTACTATGCCCGGGCCCGGGCCAAGCGTAGCAGCAG GCAATTTCCTGAAGCCCTGGAGGACCTGAATGAAGCCTTAAAGCAGTGCCCCAACAACCGAGAGATCCAGCGGCTCCTGCAGCGCGTGGAGGAGGAGTGTCACCAACTGAGCCAGGGGGAGCTCCAGCCTCCAGACCTGGAGCTGGAgcctcccccctccccgcctCCCACGCCTCCCCCCGAGGACGAAGAGTGCCTGTCCCTCTCCATGCCTCTCCCGCCTCCCCCGGAGCCCCGTCTGGAGGACATGGAGCCTGTTCAGGATCTCTTTGAGGACGAGGACTACTTAGAGCAGGAGCTGGAGGCCATGTCCATGGGTCTGCCCCCACCGGAGTCCCTCGGCAATCCCTCAATTCTCCCCATCATTCAGAGCCCCCCAATGTCGCCCACACACGCAGAGCAGATCTACCTAGCTGGAAGTTCTCCAATGGCGCAGCCTTACGAGTACCACCCTACCTCCTCCTCCATGTCTTCCCCCACCCGCGGGCCTTACCAGAGCACGCCGCCCTCCCTCTCGCCCACACATCATAATTCCCACTACCGACACAGCCCCCCGCATACCTCCCCGGTGCACCAGCCGTCCTACCGCTTTAGCCCGCCTCCAATGGGGGGTGGCGGGCAGCCGATGGACCGGCAGAGCCCGCCGCCCTCCCCTCTGCGCCGGGCTGCCCAGTATAGAGCCAGTCCGCCGGTGGAGAGCGTTTGTCTGTACCGATCGCAGTCGGGCTCACCTGTGCGCTACCAGACGGAGCAGCACCCTGGCCGACCCAAATCCCCCCTTTCCAAAATGAGCAGCCAGCGCTCCTTCCAGCTGAGCTCACAGCCTTCGCTGTCGTCCCAGCATCACCAAGCCCAAGGCCTTCGTTTGCAGCCCTCCATCGCCCAAATCGTGCGCACCAACCAGCCCAGTGGCGTGATGGGCAACAGCGGCTACGGGGGGCAGATGGGCCATTCCATGGGTAGCCGTTACCAGGGCAGCTCGGCGGACGTGGACGGTCGACTGGTGTACCAGCCCTCGCTGGATGGGCGCTCTATGTCGCAGGTGCAAGCCAGCCTCAGCTCTGGCGCCCTCTGTCAGCACGGCGGCCGAGGAGGGGTCATGGAGTCTGGCCTCTTGAAGGACGAGCTACCCCAGCGCCCCTCCTCTGCCTACCGCGCCAGCAGCGGGGGTCCGGCGGGCATCCGTTACAGTCAGACGCCTCAGATCAGTCGCAGCCAGTCCGCCGCCTACTACCCCGTCTCTGAGCATGTGCTGGAGCGCCCCAACGCCATGCCGCCCTGCCAGCTGGGCTCCCCTGAGGTCCCGCATATGGTCAGACGCCCTGTCAGTGCCAACACCACTGAGATAAAGCCACACGTGCCCACCCCCAGGCCTCTCATCCACTCGCAGAGCGTAGGCCTTCGTTTCTCTCCCTCCAGTAACAACATCTCCACCGGCTCCACCTCAAACCTGGCGCCAGGCTTCAGGCCATCCTCCTCCATTCAGCAGATGGAGATCCCCCTGCAGCCCACCTACGAACACCCCTGCGATGACATGTCCCCAATCTCTCCCTCGCAGGGCGGCGGGGTTCTGTATCAGGGTGAGCCCACCCGATCACGGAACACCCCCTTTATGGGCGTCATAGACAAGACAGCGCGGACTCAGCAGTACCTGCACCAGGCCTCTCGCTCCCGCGCCATGACGTCCATGGACTCGGCCATCAGCCCTACGTCGCCCGGCCAGCTGGTCCAGCAGGGGTCCACCTACAGCCCGCCCACCTCACTGGGAAACATTGCGTACTACAACAAGACCAACAACGCACAGAACGGACACCTACTGGAGGAGGACTACTACCCCCAGACACCGCCGCAATCGCTGGGCAAGCTTGCCAACGGCTCACGCGGCACCGGGGATATCCTGGAGCGGGTCAGCCAGGTGCCCACCTACCCGGATGTGAAGGTGGCCAGGACTCTGCCCGTGGCACAGGCCTACCAGGACAACATGTACCGCCAGCTCTCCCGAGAATCCCGCGCGCAAGGGCCCTCTTCACCCATCAAACCAAAGAGACCGTTTGTGGAATCCAACGTGTGA